A window of Polyodon spathula isolate WHYD16114869_AA chromosome 22, ASM1765450v1, whole genome shotgun sequence contains these coding sequences:
- the fam193b gene encoding protein FAM193B isoform X1, protein MARKKNKQVGAVNKEPIAGQESLVKTSTLSPGDAAGGGEGVDRLPKTNQPLPIGAASAQSMHTCCLLCHRERQEWGTSPANGLPGSGVVPALSQALLGEEQAGRKVPDAMPSLSQSLLGEVPLWICQSCRKSVEDEERRAAQEQALAVSLSHSSCKTQSCGNGYPDHGSSVDWDPSSFLSAHKLSGLWNSAHTNGGVHCNHTAASHTQQGGMAGPTCHEKRPSHEAPGKAAKPAGTKVCPYSHPASQNSSGAAPGSPLSTSSDLCKTTPKHFKTMCRRPTPPGEAFHSSEHHQHSDLAVPPNSPTGLSSQHSSLLPPRQAPSQHVHATSSGSGSATHAPLYPLVPNLHVPVSKVAAGPDSPASLHKPGACKNAHVPSANTPHAKMAAPPTGCSHPCNGHSSGTGASPSVAHLPSGGCRDQACKGHKPANGMACHPPCELEDGLCEDEDSSSERSSCASSSTNQKDGKYCDCCYCEFFGHNAPPAAPTSRNYAEIREKLRSRLTRRKEEVPQQPDSDPAELSAIDHRDVNELLDFINSNEPKPVNSAKAAKRARHKQKKKEMEKVQQCSVEPPRPDRCSSPPGQQAVGAVMGESGRLLEWPQLELERVNTFLTSRLEEIKNTIKDSIRASFSMYDLNLDVNDFPKKAATLESNRLLSHLNGTSELQQIDLDLSPLTLGSLKNHLVNGREELGSADSSAANATPSLSKLIQVRSSERNGSANTGTSPAQPLGTATKEDCPDPKDTAAAGAGNGKLRKGKKQQQQQSKTPKPEPQKTKETQFRVSGSGSSSKATSKLSAQSLPVVVEPHKSQVVQSRRPEESKGNRQGQNGVIDAGSCRQLERNSGGPQDMRSGPRMELEPETRAHTPASTGYQQPKGKSKKNKNKADKSSSSVDDVFLPKDLDGTEMDEIDREVEYFKRFCLDSAKQTRQKVAVNWSNFSLKKVPSNAAQ, encoded by the exons ATGgctaggaaaaaaaacaagcaagtggGAGCCGTCAACAAGGAGCCGATAGCAGGGCAAGAGAGCCTCGTTAAGACTAGCACCCTCTCTCCCGGCGATGCAGCTGGCGGTGGCGAAGGAGTGGACCGGCTGCCCAAGACCAATCAG CCGCTGCCCATCGGCGCAGCCTCTGCCCAGTCCATGCACACCTGCTGCCTGCTGTGCCACCGCGAGCGCCAGGAGTGGGGCACGAGCCCCGCCAACGGGCTGCCTGGCTCGGGAGTGGTGCCAGCGCTCTCGCAGGCCCTGTTGGGAGAGGAGCAAGCTGGCAGGAAGGTGCCGGATGCCATGCCGTCGCTGTCTCAGAGCCTGCTGGGAGAGGTGCCCCTGTGGATCTGCCAGAGCTGCCGGAAGAGTGTGGAAGATGAGGAGAGAAGGGCAGCGCAGGAGCAGGCTCTTGCA GTGTCCCTTTCACACTCCTCCTGCAAGACACAGAGCTGTGGGAACGGATATCCGGATCACGGCAGCTCTGTGGACTGGGACCCCAGCTCCTTCCTGTCTGCCCACAAGCTCTCGGGGCTGTGGAACTCAGCACACACGAATGGGGGAGTGCACTGTAACCACACCGctgcctcacacacacagcagg gcgGTATGGCGGGACCAACCTGCCACGAAAAAAGACCTTCACACGAGGCTCCAGGCAAAGCTGCAAAGCCTGCTGGGACCAAGGTGTGTCCTTACAGTCACCCAGCGTCCCAGAATTCCAGTGGGGCGGCCCCCGGCTCTCCCCTCTCTACCTCCTCTGATCTGTGCAAGACCACCCCCAAGCACTTCAAGACCATGTGCCGGAGACCCACGCCTCCAG GCGAAGCCTTCCACTCATCGGAGCACCATCAGCACTCGGACCTAGCAGTGCCGCCCAACAGTCCCACGGGGCTCTCTTCACAGCATTCCTCTCTGCTGCCGCCCAGACAGGCGCCCAGCCAGCATGTGCATGCGACCTCATCTGGCTCGGGGTCGGCCACACATGCTCCTTTATACCCTCTGGTACCAAACCTTCACGTGCCAGTATCCAAGGTAGCGGCTGGGCCGGACAGCCCCGCCTCTTTACACAAGCCGGGGGCGTGCAAGAACGCTCACGTTCCATCGGCCAACACACCACACGCCAAAATGGCAGCACCCCCTACTGGATGCAGTCATCCCTGCAATGGGCACAGCAGTGGTACCGGTGCATCTCCCAGCGTGGCACATCtaccctctggaggctgcag GGACCAGGCATGCAAAGGGCACAAGCCGGCGAACGGGATGGCCTGCCACCCACCCTGTGAGCTGGAGGACGGGCTCTGCGAGGACGAGGACAGCAGCTCCGAGAGAAGCTCCTGTGCATCGTCCTCCACCAATCAGAAGGACGGGAAGTACTGCGACTGCTGCTACTGCGAGTTTTTCGGACACAATGCG CCCCCTGCTGCCCCAACGAGCCGGAACTACGCCGAGATCCGAGAGAAACTGCGCTCGCGGCTCACCCGGCGCAAAGAGGAGGTGCCGCAGCAGCCGGACTCGGACCCGGCCGAGCTCAGTGCCATCGACCACAGAGACGTCAATGAGCTGCTGGACTTCATCAACAGCAATGAGCCCAAACCCGTCAACAGTGCCAAGGCTGCCAAGCGTGCCCGCCACAAACAGAAGAAGAAG GAGATGGAGAAGGTTCAGCAGTGCAGTGTGGAGCCCCCGAGGCCTGACCGGTGCTCCTCTCCCCCAGGGCAGCAGGCAGTGGGGGCTGTGATGGGGGAGAGCGGCCGGCTGCTGGAGTGGCctcagctggagctggagcgggTGAACACCTTCCTGACGAGCCGGCTGGAGGAGATCAAGAACACCATCAAGGACTCAATCCGCGCCTCCTTCAGCATGTACGACCTCAACCTGGACGTCAACGACTTCCCCAAGAAAGCCGCCACCCTGGAGAGCAACCGCCTGCTGTCGCACCTCAACGGCACCTCCGAGCTGCAGCAGATTGACTTGGACCTGTCTCCGCTGACCCTGGGCAGTCTGAAGAACCACCTGGTGAACGGCAGGGAGGAGCTAGGCTCAGCGGACAGCTCCGCAGCCAACGCCACGCCCAGCCTGTCTAAACTGATCCAGGTGCGCTCGTCGGAGAGGAATGGGAGTgccaacaccggcacctccccggCACAACCACTGGGCACCGCCACCAAGGAGGATTGCCCAGACCCCAAGGATACAGCAGCTGCAGGAGCTGGCAATGGCAAGCTGAGGAAAggcaagaagcagcagcagcagcagtccaaGACCCCCAAGCCTGAACCCCAGAAAACAAAGGAGACGCAATTCAGGGTATCGGGGTCCGGAAGTAGCTCCAAAGCGACCTCAAAACTATCGGCCCAATCCCTGCCTGTGGTGGTGGAGCCCCACAAGAGCCAGGTGGTCCAAAGCAGGAGGCCTGAAGAAAGCAAGGGGAACCGGCAGGGTCAGAACGGGGTTATTGATGCAGGCAGCTGCAGGCAGCTAGAGAGGAACAGCGGAGGGCCCCAGGATATGAGAAGTGGCCCCAGAATGGAGCTTGAACCCGAGACAAGGGCCCACACCCCCGCATCTACAGGCTACCAGCAGCCCAAGGGAAAGAGcaaaaagaacaagaacaagGCGGACAAGTCCAGCAGTTCCGTCG ATGATGTGTTTCTCCCCAAAGATCTGGATGGGACTGAAATGGATGAAATTGACCGGGAGGTGGAATACTTCAAGAG GTTTTGTCTGGATTCTGCCAAACAAACACGACAGAAAGTGGCGGTGAACTGGTCCAACTTCAGCCTGAAGAAGGTTCCTTCAAATGCAGCTCAGTGA
- the fam193b gene encoding protein FAM193B isoform X3: MHTCCLLCHRERQEWGTSPANGLPGSGVVPALSQALLGEEQAGRKVPDAMPSLSQSLLGEVPLWICQSCRKSVEDEERRAAQEQALAVSLSHSSCKTQSCGNGYPDHGSSVDWDPSSFLSAHKLSGLWNSAHTNGGVHCNHTAASHTQQGGMAGPTCHEKRPSHEAPGKAAKPAGTKVCPYSHPASQNSSGAAPGSPLSTSSDLCKTTPKHFKTMCRRPTPPGEAFHSSEHHQHSDLAVPPNSPTGLSSQHSSLLPPRQAPSQHVHATSSGSGSATHAPLYPLVPNLHVPVSKVAAGPDSPASLHKPGACKNAHVPSANTPHAKMAAPPTGCSHPCNGHSSGTGASPSVAHLPSGGCRDQACKGHKPANGMACHPPCELEDGLCEDEDSSSERSSCASSSTNQKDGKYCDCCYCEFFGHNAPPAAPTSRNYAEIREKLRSRLTRRKEEVPQQPDSDPAELSAIDHRDVNELLDFINSNEPKPVNSAKAAKRARHKQKKKEMEKVQQCSVEPPRPDRCSSPPGQQAVGAVMGESGRLLEWPQLELERVNTFLTSRLEEIKNTIKDSIRASFSMYDLNLDVNDFPKKAATLESNRLLSHLNGTSELQQIDLDLSPLTLGSLKNHLVNGREELGSADSSAANATPSLSKLIQVRSSERNGSANTGTSPAQPLGTATKEDCPDPKDTAAAGAGNGKLRKGKKQQQQQSKTPKPEPQKTKETQFRVSGSGSSSKATSKLSAQSLPVVVEPHKSQVVQSRRPEESKGNRQGQNGVIDAGSCRQLERNSGGPQDMRSGPRMELEPETRAHTPASTGYQQPKGKSKKNKNKADKSSSSVDDVFLPKDLDGTEMDEIDREVEYFKRFCLDSAKQTRQKVAVNWSNFSLKKVPSNAAQ, from the exons ATGCACACCTGCTGCCTGCTGTGCCACCGCGAGCGCCAGGAGTGGGGCACGAGCCCCGCCAACGGGCTGCCTGGCTCGGGAGTGGTGCCAGCGCTCTCGCAGGCCCTGTTGGGAGAGGAGCAAGCTGGCAGGAAGGTGCCGGATGCCATGCCGTCGCTGTCTCAGAGCCTGCTGGGAGAGGTGCCCCTGTGGATCTGCCAGAGCTGCCGGAAGAGTGTGGAAGATGAGGAGAGAAGGGCAGCGCAGGAGCAGGCTCTTGCA GTGTCCCTTTCACACTCCTCCTGCAAGACACAGAGCTGTGGGAACGGATATCCGGATCACGGCAGCTCTGTGGACTGGGACCCCAGCTCCTTCCTGTCTGCCCACAAGCTCTCGGGGCTGTGGAACTCAGCACACACGAATGGGGGAGTGCACTGTAACCACACCGctgcctcacacacacagcagg gcgGTATGGCGGGACCAACCTGCCACGAAAAAAGACCTTCACACGAGGCTCCAGGCAAAGCTGCAAAGCCTGCTGGGACCAAGGTGTGTCCTTACAGTCACCCAGCGTCCCAGAATTCCAGTGGGGCGGCCCCCGGCTCTCCCCTCTCTACCTCCTCTGATCTGTGCAAGACCACCCCCAAGCACTTCAAGACCATGTGCCGGAGACCCACGCCTCCAG GCGAAGCCTTCCACTCATCGGAGCACCATCAGCACTCGGACCTAGCAGTGCCGCCCAACAGTCCCACGGGGCTCTCTTCACAGCATTCCTCTCTGCTGCCGCCCAGACAGGCGCCCAGCCAGCATGTGCATGCGACCTCATCTGGCTCGGGGTCGGCCACACATGCTCCTTTATACCCTCTGGTACCAAACCTTCACGTGCCAGTATCCAAGGTAGCGGCTGGGCCGGACAGCCCCGCCTCTTTACACAAGCCGGGGGCGTGCAAGAACGCTCACGTTCCATCGGCCAACACACCACACGCCAAAATGGCAGCACCCCCTACTGGATGCAGTCATCCCTGCAATGGGCACAGCAGTGGTACCGGTGCATCTCCCAGCGTGGCACATCtaccctctggaggctgcag GGACCAGGCATGCAAAGGGCACAAGCCGGCGAACGGGATGGCCTGCCACCCACCCTGTGAGCTGGAGGACGGGCTCTGCGAGGACGAGGACAGCAGCTCCGAGAGAAGCTCCTGTGCATCGTCCTCCACCAATCAGAAGGACGGGAAGTACTGCGACTGCTGCTACTGCGAGTTTTTCGGACACAATGCG CCCCCTGCTGCCCCAACGAGCCGGAACTACGCCGAGATCCGAGAGAAACTGCGCTCGCGGCTCACCCGGCGCAAAGAGGAGGTGCCGCAGCAGCCGGACTCGGACCCGGCCGAGCTCAGTGCCATCGACCACAGAGACGTCAATGAGCTGCTGGACTTCATCAACAGCAATGAGCCCAAACCCGTCAACAGTGCCAAGGCTGCCAAGCGTGCCCGCCACAAACAGAAGAAGAAG GAGATGGAGAAGGTTCAGCAGTGCAGTGTGGAGCCCCCGAGGCCTGACCGGTGCTCCTCTCCCCCAGGGCAGCAGGCAGTGGGGGCTGTGATGGGGGAGAGCGGCCGGCTGCTGGAGTGGCctcagctggagctggagcgggTGAACACCTTCCTGACGAGCCGGCTGGAGGAGATCAAGAACACCATCAAGGACTCAATCCGCGCCTCCTTCAGCATGTACGACCTCAACCTGGACGTCAACGACTTCCCCAAGAAAGCCGCCACCCTGGAGAGCAACCGCCTGCTGTCGCACCTCAACGGCACCTCCGAGCTGCAGCAGATTGACTTGGACCTGTCTCCGCTGACCCTGGGCAGTCTGAAGAACCACCTGGTGAACGGCAGGGAGGAGCTAGGCTCAGCGGACAGCTCCGCAGCCAACGCCACGCCCAGCCTGTCTAAACTGATCCAGGTGCGCTCGTCGGAGAGGAATGGGAGTgccaacaccggcacctccccggCACAACCACTGGGCACCGCCACCAAGGAGGATTGCCCAGACCCCAAGGATACAGCAGCTGCAGGAGCTGGCAATGGCAAGCTGAGGAAAggcaagaagcagcagcagcagcagtccaaGACCCCCAAGCCTGAACCCCAGAAAACAAAGGAGACGCAATTCAGGGTATCGGGGTCCGGAAGTAGCTCCAAAGCGACCTCAAAACTATCGGCCCAATCCCTGCCTGTGGTGGTGGAGCCCCACAAGAGCCAGGTGGTCCAAAGCAGGAGGCCTGAAGAAAGCAAGGGGAACCGGCAGGGTCAGAACGGGGTTATTGATGCAGGCAGCTGCAGGCAGCTAGAGAGGAACAGCGGAGGGCCCCAGGATATGAGAAGTGGCCCCAGAATGGAGCTTGAACCCGAGACAAGGGCCCACACCCCCGCATCTACAGGCTACCAGCAGCCCAAGGGAAAGAGcaaaaagaacaagaacaagGCGGACAAGTCCAGCAGTTCCGTCG ATGATGTGTTTCTCCCCAAAGATCTGGATGGGACTGAAATGGATGAAATTGACCGGGAGGTGGAATACTTCAAGAG GTTTTGTCTGGATTCTGCCAAACAAACACGACAGAAAGTGGCGGTGAACTGGTCCAACTTCAGCCTGAAGAAGGTTCCTTCAAATGCAGCTCAGTGA
- the fam193b gene encoding protein FAM193B isoform X2 — translation MARKKNKQVGAVNKEPIAGQESLVKTSTLSPGDAAGGGEGVDRLPKTNQPLPIGAASAQSMHTCCLLCHRERQEWGTSPANGLPGSGVVPALSQALLGEEQAGRKVPDAMPSLSQSLLGEVPLWICQSCRKSVEDEERRAAQEQALAVSLSHSSCKTQSCGNGYPDHGSSVDWDPSSFLSAHKLSGLWNSAHTNGGVHCNHTAASHTQQGGMAGPTCHEKRPSHEAPGKAAKPAGTKVCPYSHPASQNSSGAAPGSPLSTSSDLCKTTPKHFKTMCRRPTPPGEAFHSSEHHQHSDLAVPPNSPTGLSSQHSSLLPPRQAPSQHVHATSSGSGSATHAPLYPLVPNLHVPVSKVAAGPDSPASLHKPGACKNAHVPSANTPHAKMAAPPTGCSHPCNGHSSGTGASPSVAHLPSGGCRDQACKGHKPANGMACHPPCELEDGLCEDEDSSSERSSCASSSTNQKDGKYCDCCYCEFFGHNAPPAAPTSRNYAEIREKLRSRLTRRKEEVPQQPDSDPAELSAIDHRDVNELLDFINSNEPKPVNSAKAAKRARHKQKKKEMEKVQQCSVEPPRPDRCSSPPGQQAVGAVMGESGRLLEWPQLELERVNTFLTSRLEEIKNTIKDSIRASFSMYDLNLDVNDFPKKAATLESNRLLSHLNGTSELQQIDLDLSPLTLGSLKNHLVNGREELGSADSSAANATPSLSKLIQVRSSERNGSANTGTSPAQPLGTATKEDCPDPKDTAAAGAGNGKLRKGKKQQQQQSKTPKPEPQKTKETQFRVSGSGSSSKATSKLSAQSLPVVVEPHKSQVVQSRRPEESKGNRQGQNGVIDAGSCRQLERNSGGPQDMRSGPRMELEPETRAHTPASTGYQQPKGKSKKNKNKADKSSSSVDVFLPKDLDGTEMDEIDREVEYFKRFCLDSAKQTRQKVAVNWSNFSLKKVPSNAAQ, via the exons ATGgctaggaaaaaaaacaagcaagtggGAGCCGTCAACAAGGAGCCGATAGCAGGGCAAGAGAGCCTCGTTAAGACTAGCACCCTCTCTCCCGGCGATGCAGCTGGCGGTGGCGAAGGAGTGGACCGGCTGCCCAAGACCAATCAG CCGCTGCCCATCGGCGCAGCCTCTGCCCAGTCCATGCACACCTGCTGCCTGCTGTGCCACCGCGAGCGCCAGGAGTGGGGCACGAGCCCCGCCAACGGGCTGCCTGGCTCGGGAGTGGTGCCAGCGCTCTCGCAGGCCCTGTTGGGAGAGGAGCAAGCTGGCAGGAAGGTGCCGGATGCCATGCCGTCGCTGTCTCAGAGCCTGCTGGGAGAGGTGCCCCTGTGGATCTGCCAGAGCTGCCGGAAGAGTGTGGAAGATGAGGAGAGAAGGGCAGCGCAGGAGCAGGCTCTTGCA GTGTCCCTTTCACACTCCTCCTGCAAGACACAGAGCTGTGGGAACGGATATCCGGATCACGGCAGCTCTGTGGACTGGGACCCCAGCTCCTTCCTGTCTGCCCACAAGCTCTCGGGGCTGTGGAACTCAGCACACACGAATGGGGGAGTGCACTGTAACCACACCGctgcctcacacacacagcagg gcgGTATGGCGGGACCAACCTGCCACGAAAAAAGACCTTCACACGAGGCTCCAGGCAAAGCTGCAAAGCCTGCTGGGACCAAGGTGTGTCCTTACAGTCACCCAGCGTCCCAGAATTCCAGTGGGGCGGCCCCCGGCTCTCCCCTCTCTACCTCCTCTGATCTGTGCAAGACCACCCCCAAGCACTTCAAGACCATGTGCCGGAGACCCACGCCTCCAG GCGAAGCCTTCCACTCATCGGAGCACCATCAGCACTCGGACCTAGCAGTGCCGCCCAACAGTCCCACGGGGCTCTCTTCACAGCATTCCTCTCTGCTGCCGCCCAGACAGGCGCCCAGCCAGCATGTGCATGCGACCTCATCTGGCTCGGGGTCGGCCACACATGCTCCTTTATACCCTCTGGTACCAAACCTTCACGTGCCAGTATCCAAGGTAGCGGCTGGGCCGGACAGCCCCGCCTCTTTACACAAGCCGGGGGCGTGCAAGAACGCTCACGTTCCATCGGCCAACACACCACACGCCAAAATGGCAGCACCCCCTACTGGATGCAGTCATCCCTGCAATGGGCACAGCAGTGGTACCGGTGCATCTCCCAGCGTGGCACATCtaccctctggaggctgcag GGACCAGGCATGCAAAGGGCACAAGCCGGCGAACGGGATGGCCTGCCACCCACCCTGTGAGCTGGAGGACGGGCTCTGCGAGGACGAGGACAGCAGCTCCGAGAGAAGCTCCTGTGCATCGTCCTCCACCAATCAGAAGGACGGGAAGTACTGCGACTGCTGCTACTGCGAGTTTTTCGGACACAATGCG CCCCCTGCTGCCCCAACGAGCCGGAACTACGCCGAGATCCGAGAGAAACTGCGCTCGCGGCTCACCCGGCGCAAAGAGGAGGTGCCGCAGCAGCCGGACTCGGACCCGGCCGAGCTCAGTGCCATCGACCACAGAGACGTCAATGAGCTGCTGGACTTCATCAACAGCAATGAGCCCAAACCCGTCAACAGTGCCAAGGCTGCCAAGCGTGCCCGCCACAAACAGAAGAAGAAG GAGATGGAGAAGGTTCAGCAGTGCAGTGTGGAGCCCCCGAGGCCTGACCGGTGCTCCTCTCCCCCAGGGCAGCAGGCAGTGGGGGCTGTGATGGGGGAGAGCGGCCGGCTGCTGGAGTGGCctcagctggagctggagcgggTGAACACCTTCCTGACGAGCCGGCTGGAGGAGATCAAGAACACCATCAAGGACTCAATCCGCGCCTCCTTCAGCATGTACGACCTCAACCTGGACGTCAACGACTTCCCCAAGAAAGCCGCCACCCTGGAGAGCAACCGCCTGCTGTCGCACCTCAACGGCACCTCCGAGCTGCAGCAGATTGACTTGGACCTGTCTCCGCTGACCCTGGGCAGTCTGAAGAACCACCTGGTGAACGGCAGGGAGGAGCTAGGCTCAGCGGACAGCTCCGCAGCCAACGCCACGCCCAGCCTGTCTAAACTGATCCAGGTGCGCTCGTCGGAGAGGAATGGGAGTgccaacaccggcacctccccggCACAACCACTGGGCACCGCCACCAAGGAGGATTGCCCAGACCCCAAGGATACAGCAGCTGCAGGAGCTGGCAATGGCAAGCTGAGGAAAggcaagaagcagcagcagcagcagtccaaGACCCCCAAGCCTGAACCCCAGAAAACAAAGGAGACGCAATTCAGGGTATCGGGGTCCGGAAGTAGCTCCAAAGCGACCTCAAAACTATCGGCCCAATCCCTGCCTGTGGTGGTGGAGCCCCACAAGAGCCAGGTGGTCCAAAGCAGGAGGCCTGAAGAAAGCAAGGGGAACCGGCAGGGTCAGAACGGGGTTATTGATGCAGGCAGCTGCAGGCAGCTAGAGAGGAACAGCGGAGGGCCCCAGGATATGAGAAGTGGCCCCAGAATGGAGCTTGAACCCGAGACAAGGGCCCACACCCCCGCATCTACAGGCTACCAGCAGCCCAAGGGAAAGAGcaaaaagaacaagaacaagGCGGACAAGTCCAGCAGTTCCGTCG ATGTGTTTCTCCCCAAAGATCTGGATGGGACTGAAATGGATGAAATTGACCGGGAGGTGGAATACTTCAAGAG GTTTTGTCTGGATTCTGCCAAACAAACACGACAGAAAGTGGCGGTGAACTGGTCCAACTTCAGCCTGAAGAAGGTTCCTTCAAATGCAGCTCAGTGA